The Candidatus Omnitrophota bacterium genome has a window encoding:
- a CDS encoding glucose-1-phosphate adenylyltransferase produces the protein MKNVIALILGGGQGKRLFPLTMVRSKPAVPIGGKYRLIDMPISNCLHSDIKSIYVLTQFNSESLNNHINATYRFDFFSRAFVRILAAEQTLEGANWFQGTADAVRKNILHLNLRNNDQDILILSGDHIYDMDYHELIHFHRAKNADFTVSVVPVCSDEVKELGILKLAGNKRITKFKEKPNTPAELRNLKFKSSKNSKCPYLASMGVYVFKASALKKALEGNDTDFGREVIPHSIKKFKGFGYIFEGYWKDIGTIKSFYEVNLEIAASKPNLAFLYKGRVFTRPRFLSPSRISNCRIEQALITEGCVINDAEIKHSTIGLRSIIGKGCKISKSVIMGSDYYEDSHGKEAVKIGIGDGSTIENAIIDKNARIGKNVIIKNINNIKNIDDSCYYIRDGIVVIPKNMVIKDGTKI, from the coding sequence ATGAAGAATGTTATAGCGTTGATTTTGGGCGGTGGGCAGGGCAAGAGGCTCTTCCCTCTTACAATGGTCAGGTCAAAACCGGCTGTCCCGATAGGGGGTAAATACCGCCTTATAGATATGCCCATAAGTAATTGTCTGCACTCGGATATAAAGAGTATTTATGTGCTAACACAGTTTAACTCCGAGTCTTTAAATAACCACATAAATGCTACCTATCGTTTCGATTTCTTTTCAAGGGCATTTGTCAGGATACTTGCCGCCGAACAGACTCTGGAGGGCGCCAACTGGTTCCAGGGCACAGCCGATGCTGTCAGGAAAAACATACTCCATCTTAATCTTCGCAATAATGACCAGGATATTCTGATACTTTCCGGCGACCATATATACGATATGGATTATCACGAATTGATACACTTTCACAGGGCCAAGAACGCCGATTTCACGGTTTCTGTTGTGCCTGTATGCTCAGATGAAGTTAAAGAACTGGGTATATTAAAACTGGCCGGCAATAAGCGTATCACTAAATTTAAGGAAAAACCGAATACGCCGGCAGAGTTAAGGAATTTGAAATTTAAGAGCTCAAAAAATTCTAAATGTCCGTATCTTGCCTCAATGGGAGTCTATGTCTTCAAGGCCAGCGCCCTTAAGAAAGCGCTTGAGGGTAATGATACGGATTTTGGCCGTGAAGTCATACCTCATTCGATAAAGAAGTTTAAAGGTTTTGGGTATATATTTGAGGGCTATTGGAAAGACATAGGAACGATAAAGTCTTTTTATGAAGTTAATCTGGAGATAGCCGCCTCAAAGCCTAATCTGGCGTTTTTGTACAAAGGCCGTGTATTTACCAGGCCCAGGTTTCTCTCCCCCTCCAGAATCTCCAATTGTCGTATAGAGCAGGCACTGATCACCGAAGGCTGTGTAATCAATGATGCCGAGATAAAACACTCCACAATCGGACTGCGAAGCATTATAGGAAAGGGATGTAAGATAAGTAAGAGCGTTATAATGGGCTCTGATTATTATGAAGATTCTCACGGTAAGGAAGCGGTAAAGATAGGTATAGGAGATGGTTCGACCATTGAGAACGCGATAATAGACAAAAATGCCAGGATAGGCAAAAACGTGATAATAAAAAATATAAATAATATTAAGAATATAGACGACAGCTGTTATTATATTAGAGATGGAATAGTAGTGATACCGAAGAATATGGTTATAAAGGACGGCACTAAGATTTAG
- a CDS encoding TIGR01212 family radical SAM protein (This family includes YhcC from E. coli K-12, an uncharacterized radical SAM protein.) translates to MKLYSDYLKTKYGCKVYRIAIDAGFTCPNRDGTKGAEGCLYCNFSGSRASYINKKYNVREQLQTRMDYLKEREGAKKFIAYFQAFTNTYAPSAKLKSVYDGVLDFNDIVGISIGTRPDEVDKEKLRLISSYKDKYEVWIEYGLQSIHNKTLKLINRGHAFSDFLQAVRVTRQFDIPVSAHVILGLPGETKEDIIETAKTLAGLKIDGIKIHVLHILKGSKLEKLYDEGKIKLLEQNEYVDLVCEFLRHLGPDVIIQRLTGQGDKESHIAPLWALDKIGTINKIMTVIASEAKPA, encoded by the coding sequence TTGAAGCTATACAGCGATTATTTAAAAACCAAATACGGCTGTAAGGTCTACCGCATAGCCATCGACGCGGGATTTACATGCCCTAATCGCGATGGAACTAAGGGCGCAGAAGGCTGTCTATACTGCAATTTCAGCGGCTCTCGGGCATCATATATAAATAAAAAATATAATGTAAGAGAACAGCTTCAGACGCGCATGGATTATCTAAAAGAAAGGGAAGGCGCGAAAAAATTCATAGCCTATTTTCAGGCATTCACAAACACTTATGCGCCGTCGGCCAAGCTAAAGAGCGTTTATGACGGAGTTCTTGATTTTAACGATATCGTCGGAATATCGATAGGCACGCGTCCGGACGAGGTAGACAAAGAAAAACTGAGACTCATATCTTCATATAAGGATAAATATGAAGTATGGATAGAATATGGACTTCAATCTATCCATAATAAGACGCTTAAACTGATAAATAGAGGGCATGCATTTTCGGATTTCTTGCAAGCGGTCAGGGTCACGAGGCAATTTGATATTCCGGTATCCGCGCACGTAATATTGGGACTACCCGGAGAAACAAAAGAAGATATTATAGAAACCGCCAAAACCCTTGCAGGGCTTAAGATAGACGGCATAAAGATACACGTTCTTCACATATTAAAGGGAAGTAAGCTCGAAAAATTATACGATGAGGGAAAGATAAAGCTATTGGAGCAGAATGAATATGTGGACCTGGTATGCGAATTTCTTAGGCACCTTGGGCCGGATGTGATTATCCAAAGATTGACAGGGCAGGGAGATAAAGAAAGTCACATCGCCCCATTGTGGGCTTTAGACAAGATAGGAACTATCAACAAAATCATGACCGTCATTGCGAGCGAAGCGAAGCCTGCCTGA
- the mnmG gene encoding tRNA uridine-5-carboxymethylaminomethyl(34) synthesis enzyme MnmG — protein sequence MNQKYDVIIIGAGHAGCEAALASARLGCKTLLVTMNVDTIGHMSCNPAIGGLAKGQLVKEIDALGGQMAKATDATAIQFRLLNTRKGPAVRSTRAQIDRHAYRLYMKSVIEGQPNLEVRQGMVEDIIVEGGIVNAIKTSLGEIYYCKTLIVTPGTFLNGVIHIGMEHFEGGRAGEEPSKGLSAALERLGLNMGRLKTGTCARLDGRTIHFEKMTAQHGDSDIRPFSFQTKRVVSDQLPCYITYTNKNTHDIIRSNLDRSPLFTGKIKGTGVRYCPSIEDKIHRFPDRDRHHIFVEPEGLNTNEYYPNGISTSLPVDVQEKIVHSIEGLENASITRPGYGIEYDYVDPTQLLPTLETKSISGLYLAGQINGTTGYEEAASLGLMAGINAAFKVAGKKPLILDRSQAYIGVLIDDLVTKGTKEPYRMFTSRVEYRLILREDNADLRLTPIGYQIGLVNEKIYAAVMKKKENIESEIKRLKETRLEKVLRRPGVSYHETVSQTGTVNSAASACQGRPVNSGLTIDEINEVEIEIKYEGFIKRQLSDIGRFDKLERIKVPKNIDYKSIHGLSNEIKEKLTNIRPINLGQASRISGVTPAAISILMIWIEKLRREK from the coding sequence ATGAACCAAAAATACGACGTAATAATCATAGGCGCAGGCCACGCTGGATGCGAAGCGGCCCTGGCATCGGCTCGATTGGGATGCAAGACGCTTCTTGTAACAATGAATGTCGATACCATAGGCCATATGTCATGCAATCCTGCCATAGGCGGCCTTGCTAAGGGGCAACTCGTAAAAGAGATAGACGCTCTTGGCGGGCAGATGGCCAAGGCTACCGATGCCACTGCTATACAATTCAGGCTCCTAAATACAAGGAAAGGCCCTGCTGTAAGATCTACAAGGGCCCAGATAGACAGGCACGCATACCGATTATATATGAAATCCGTAATAGAGGGCCAGCCAAATCTGGAAGTAAGGCAGGGCATGGTTGAAGACATTATAGTAGAAGGTGGTATTGTTAACGCGATTAAGACTTCCTTAGGCGAAATATATTACTGCAAGACATTGATAGTCACACCCGGGACATTTCTAAACGGCGTTATACATATAGGAATGGAGCATTTTGAGGGTGGTAGGGCGGGTGAAGAGCCTTCGAAAGGATTATCAGCGGCGCTGGAAAGGCTTGGACTTAATATGGGCCGCCTCAAGACCGGAACCTGCGCGCGATTGGACGGCAGGACCATACATTTTGAAAAGATGACCGCCCAGCATGGCGATAGCGATATCAGGCCATTTTCATTTCAAACTAAAAGAGTCGTCTCTGACCAACTGCCGTGCTACATAACCTACACCAATAAAAATACGCATGACATCATAAGGTCGAACCTTGACAGGTCTCCGCTGTTTACCGGCAAGATAAAAGGTACGGGCGTACGCTATTGTCCTTCTATAGAAGATAAGATACATCGCTTTCCTGATCGCGACAGGCACCACATATTTGTAGAGCCGGAGGGGCTAAATACAAACGAATACTACCCGAACGGCATATCCACAAGCCTTCCTGTAGATGTGCAGGAAAAGATAGTCCACTCAATTGAAGGGCTGGAGAATGCATCTATTACGAGGCCGGGCTACGGCATCGAATACGATTACGTTGACCCTACACAGTTACTTCCCACGCTGGAAACAAAATCAATATCGGGCCTATACCTGGCCGGACAGATAAACGGCACCACAGGATACGAAGAAGCGGCAAGCCTCGGGCTCATGGCAGGAATAAACGCGGCCTTTAAAGTTGCCGGCAAAAAACCACTTATACTGGATCGCTCACAAGCCTATATAGGTGTCCTCATAGATGATCTTGTGACAAAGGGGACGAAAGAACCTTACAGAATGTTCACCTCAAGGGTTGAATACCGCCTCATACTAAGAGAAGACAATGCCGACTTAAGGCTTACACCTATAGGTTATCAAATAGGCCTGGTCAATGAAAAAATATATGCGGCCGTTATGAAAAAGAAAGAAAATATCGAAAGCGAGATAAAGAGATTAAAAGAGACGAGACTTGAAAAGGTATTGAGGCGACCCGGCGTATCGTATCATGAAACCGTTTCCCAGACCGGGACCGTAAATTCTGCGGCCTCGGCCTGTCAGGGCCGGCCTGTAAATAGCGGTCTCACTATTGACGAAATAAATGAGGTGGAGATAGAGATTAAGTATGAGGGATTCATAAAGAGGCAGCTTAGTGACATAGGAAGATTTGATAAGCTCGAGAGGATAAAAGTCCCGAAAAATATAGACTACAAGTCTATACACGGCCTTTCAAACGAAATAAAGGAAAAGTTAACCAATATAAGGCCTATAAATCTGGGCCAGGCTTCACGCATATCGGGAGTAACTCCGGCAGCCATATCGATACTCATGATATGGATAGAGAAGCTGCGAAGGGAAAAATAG
- a CDS encoding TIGR00730 family Rossman fold protein has product MTFLKNDFIKEDPWRIFRIMSEFVDGFEELSSLKKAVSIFGSAQNNAASTKRFYKIAEDTACLLAKNGYAVITGAGHGIMEAGNKGAKKAGGESIGLNILIPIMQKPNRYVTKLLEFKYFFCRKVMFAKYSKAFVVFPGGFGTLDELFEAITLVQTERVDPFPVILVGKEYWKGLISWIKGTLLTQGTIDQKDLKIFSVADKPQEVLAAINEFYKICST; this is encoded by the coding sequence ATGACTTTCCTGAAGAATGACTTCATAAAAGAAGACCCGTGGCGCATATTCCGCATAATGAGTGAATTCGTTGACGGATTCGAGGAACTTTCAAGCCTTAAAAAGGCTGTATCTATATTCGGCTCAGCTCAAAACAATGCCGCTTCTACAAAAAGATTCTACAAGATAGCGGAAGATACCGCGTGCTTACTTGCCAAAAATGGATATGCGGTCATTACCGGCGCCGGTCATGGCATAATGGAAGCGGGAAACAAAGGGGCTAAAAAAGCCGGCGGAGAGTCCATAGGCCTCAACATACTTATCCCGATAATGCAGAAACCTAATAGATATGTCACAAAACTTCTTGAATTCAAATATTTTTTCTGCAGAAAGGTAATGTTCGCGAAGTACTCCAAGGCGTTTGTCGTATTTCCCGGAGGGTTCGGCACCTTAGATGAGCTATTTGAAGCCATAACGCTTGTTCAGACCGAGCGAGTAGATCCTTTTCCTGTAATATTAGTGGGGAAAGAGTACTGGAAGGGCCTCATATCATGGATAAAGGGAACGCTCTTGACTCAGGGAACGATAGACCAGAAGGATTTGAAAATATTTTCAGTTGCAGATAAACCTCAGGAAGTGCTTGCCGCAATAAACGAGTTCTACAAAATCTGCTCCACTTAG
- a CDS encoding AAA family ATPase — protein MNRIAIANQKGGCGKTTTAINLAGAIANLGKKVLLIDLDPQAHATFGLGMISQPADKSIYNILTDNEEKRKPILDCIIRVTENLDIIPSNILLSTLEQELKDTEGAVSKLHEAIYSTQLNYDYVVIDCPPSLGFLTFNALRAAELVVVPIDMSAFSLMGVGKLLGMIELIKINIGHSPSVKALATLFDRRIKYSQTVLDEIKAFFKEQTLETVIRLNVTLKKAVAKGVTVTQFDNRSNGAIDYTALAHEVIRMEGAEEFKKALAECAFKPEEAVLPQATRIPAIQPTQEPAERDTAFHLNAPAAKDVYIVGDFNHWKMNDESRLLRTAEGLWEKRYTLTPGKYRYKFVVDGEWVLDSLNQDKEQNPYGTYDSVKKL, from the coding sequence ATGAACAGGATAGCGATAGCAAATCAAAAAGGTGGATGCGGCAAAACCACAACTGCAATAAATCTCGCCGGCGCAATAGCAAACTTAGGAAAAAAAGTCTTACTAATAGATCTCGACCCTCAGGCGCACGCTACATTCGGCCTGGGAATGATAAGCCAGCCCGCGGATAAGTCTATATATAATATTCTCACGGATAACGAGGAAAAAAGAAAGCCGATACTCGACTGCATCATCAGGGTAACGGAAAATCTCGATATCATACCATCAAATATACTATTAAGCACACTTGAGCAGGAATTAAAAGATACCGAAGGCGCTGTATCAAAACTTCATGAGGCGATATATTCAACACAGCTTAACTACGACTACGTTGTAATAGACTGCCCTCCAAGCCTCGGATTCTTGACCTTCAATGCTTTGCGCGCCGCGGAGCTTGTCGTAGTGCCCATAGATATGAGCGCGTTCTCGCTTATGGGCGTAGGAAAATTGCTTGGCATGATAGAGTTGATAAAGATAAACATAGGCCATTCACCATCAGTTAAGGCGCTTGCCACATTATTTGATAGAAGAATTAAATATTCACAGACCGTACTGGACGAGATAAAAGCGTTCTTCAAAGAACAGACTCTGGAAACGGTGATAAGACTGAACGTAACTCTAAAAAAGGCCGTTGCCAAGGGCGTCACGGTAACGCAATTCGATAATAGATCCAACGGCGCGATAGATTATACAGCCCTTGCGCATGAGGTCATAAGGATGGAGGGGGCGGAGGAATTTAAAAAAGCTCTGGCTGAATGCGCTTTCAAGCCGGAAGAAGCTGTATTACCGCAAGCAACGAGAATCCCCGCTATACAGCCAACGCAAGAACCTGCCGAAAGAGATACCGCGTTTCATTTAAACGCGCCTGCGGCAAAAGATGTATACATAGTGGGAGACTTTAACCATTGGAAGATGAACGACGAAAGCCGCCTCTTGCGCACTGCCGAAGGCCTGTGGGAAAAACGATATACCCTTACCCCGGGAAAATACAGATATAAATTTGTAGTTGACGGGGAATGGGTACTAGACTCTCTCAATCAGGATAAAGAACAAAATCCATACGGCACATACGACTCCGTAAAGAAGCTCTAA
- the purQ gene encoding phosphoribosylformylglycinamidine synthase I, which translates to MPKIKVIVLRTAGTNCDKETAFAFENAGAITELVHINQLTRDEKKLSDYQILAIPGGFSYGDDIASGKILANELKFGIEDDVQKFIKDGKLIIGICNGFQILVKSGLLPNISGDFKSIESTLTLNDSARFEDRWVYLKRGSGGRRTKCVWTKDMKEIIYLPVAHGEGKFIPKDKKTLEYLKKNGMIVFKYADEYGNTKGFPYNPNGSVENIAGICDKTGRILGLMPHPERHISYLQHPRWTRSSHRGDGDGLAIFENGVEFCKKHL; encoded by the coding sequence ATGCCTAAAATAAAAGTTATAGTCTTAAGAACAGCCGGGACAAATTGCGATAAGGAGACCGCGTTTGCTTTTGAAAATGCCGGCGCGATCACCGAGCTTGTGCATATAAATCAGTTAACGAGAGATGAAAAAAAATTATCCGACTATCAGATCCTTGCGATCCCGGGAGGCTTTAGCTATGGCGATGATATAGCCAGCGGCAAGATACTCGCTAATGAATTAAAATTCGGCATAGAAGATGATGTCCAGAAATTTATAAAGGATGGGAAACTTATAATAGGAATATGCAACGGCTTTCAGATACTTGTAAAAAGCGGCCTTCTACCGAATATTTCCGGAGATTTCAAGTCCATAGAATCGACTCTCACGCTTAATGATTCCGCAAGATTCGAGGACCGATGGGTGTATTTAAAGCGGGGGAGCGGAGGGCGGAGGACGAAATGTGTATGGACAAAAGATATGAAAGAAATAATCTATCTGCCTGTTGCGCATGGAGAAGGGAAGTTCATACCAAAAGATAAGAAGACGCTGGAATATCTGAAAAAGAACGGAATGATCGTTTTTAAATATGCGGACGAATATGGAAACACAAAGGGTTTTCCATATAATCCTAACGGCTCCGTCGAGAATATTGCGGGAATATGCGATAAAACCGGACGTATACTAGGCCTGATGCCCCACCCTGAGAGGCATATAAGTTATTTACAACACCCCAGATGGACACGTAGCAGCCATAGAGGAGACGGTGACGGCCTGGCTATATTTGAAAATGGCGTTGAGTTTTGCAAAAAACATTTGTAA
- the purL gene encoding phosphoribosylformylglycinamidine synthase subunit PurL, translated as MLYRVEVREKDGFYDAVGESVKKDILDLGFKNKVEEVKFVYVYLLEGDINEIDIKKISEELLIDPVTQEYSFNGSVCNEKEFKAVEVAYNPGVMDPVEESAKKAIQDLGIKGVREVRTAKKYLIKGKLSESQIRSIAEKLLYNKVIQHIVKKLSSIYPEPPPYQFKLIHVDMLKANDKRLKEISKKGHLFLNLEEMRAIQKYFQDLKKDPTDCELETLAQTWSEHCKHKTFRGKIEYRDKEHLSGGKAEHIDNLLKSTVMKVTKELAKPWCVSVFKDNSGVIKFDDKYDICFKVETHNHPSALEPYGGAGTGIGGVIRDPLGTGLGAKPIINTDIFCFGPTDYPYKKLPKGALHPKRIMKGVVSGVRDYGNRMGIPTSNGAVLFDERFVGNPLVFCGNVGILPKEMSFKKVNIGDLVVVVGGRTGRDGIHGATFSSGELTHESQELSGSAVQIGNPIMEKKVTDTILQARDKGLYNAITDCGAGGLSSAVGEMGEELGADVDLEKIPLKYKGLTYTESWISEAQERMVLAVSPDKIDELISIFEKENVEATVIGRFTGTKHLRLFYHGECVCNLDVDFLHNGGPDLIRKAVWEKPRHKEPRLKNKKDFTQDLIRLLSMPNIASKEWIIRQYDHEVQGGSVLKPLQGVKNDAPGDACITRPVLSSKKGIILSCGINIDYGKIDPYWMAASAIDEALRQIVSVGGDISRCAVLDNFCWGNTDKPDRLSGLVRASRACYDIAKVYGVPFISGKDSLNNEYSTGRETISIPPTLLISAIAVMDDVSKAVTMDAKKPGNPIYVVGLTHEELGGSQYYKMYGYTGNKVPKVNPFYGKRVMDTLTKAIWSGCVASCHDCSDGGIAVALAEMAFAGSLGMKIQFGFKSKPFEQGIFASEILLFSESNTRFVVEVKNEKIFLKIMGKVPVWKLGNTAKDRFLKIYDHKNKLAVNAGIDTLKSSWQSTFKNI; from the coding sequence ATGCTTTACAGGGTTGAGGTTCGCGAAAAAGACGGATTTTATGACGCCGTCGGTGAAAGCGTAAAAAAAGATATACTAGACCTTGGCTTTAAAAATAAGGTCGAGGAAGTAAAGTTCGTATATGTCTACCTCCTCGAGGGGGATATAAACGAAATTGATATAAAAAAAATATCCGAAGAACTTTTGATAGATCCTGTCACGCAGGAATATTCTTTTAATGGAAGCGTCTGCAATGAAAAGGAATTCAAGGCAGTCGAAGTTGCCTATAATCCCGGTGTTATGGATCCTGTCGAAGAGAGCGCCAAAAAAGCGATACAGGACCTGGGAATAAAGGGAGTAAGAGAAGTTAGGACCGCAAAAAAATACCTTATTAAAGGTAAATTATCCGAAAGCCAAATCCGTTCGATAGCAGAGAAACTCCTCTACAATAAAGTCATCCAGCATATAGTAAAAAAACTATCCTCGATATATCCTGAGCCGCCGCCATACCAGTTCAAGCTCATTCATGTCGATATGCTCAAGGCAAACGATAAAAGGTTAAAAGAGATATCGAAAAAAGGGCATCTATTCCTCAATTTGGAAGAGATGCGGGCCATACAAAAGTATTTTCAAGATCTTAAAAAAGATCCCACGGATTGCGAGCTTGAGACATTGGCCCAAACATGGTCCGAGCACTGCAAGCACAAGACGTTCAGGGGAAAGATTGAATACAGGGATAAGGAGCATCTTTCAGGCGGCAAGGCTGAACATATCGATAATCTGCTGAAGTCCACTGTAATGAAAGTGACTAAGGAGCTGGCAAAACCATGGTGTGTATCCGTATTCAAAGACAATTCAGGTGTCATCAAGTTCGACGACAAATACGATATATGCTTCAAGGTAGAGACGCATAACCATCCTTCGGCGCTTGAGCCTTACGGAGGCGCCGGAACCGGCATAGGAGGCGTTATAAGAGACCCCCTTGGCACGGGACTTGGCGCAAAACCTATCATAAACACAGATATATTCTGCTTTGGCCCTACAGATTATCCTTATAAAAAACTGCCAAAAGGCGCGTTACACCCAAAAAGGATAATGAAAGGGGTCGTATCCGGAGTAAGGGACTATGGAAACAGGATGGGTATACCTACTTCCAACGGCGCTGTCTTGTTCGATGAGCGCTTCGTCGGCAACCCACTCGTATTTTGCGGAAATGTAGGCATTCTACCCAAGGAAATGTCATTCAAGAAGGTAAATATCGGCGACCTGGTTGTTGTCGTTGGCGGCCGCACCGGGAGGGACGGCATCCATGGAGCAACATTCTCTTCCGGAGAGCTTACACACGAGTCACAGGAGCTATCGGGTTCTGCTGTACAGATAGGCAATCCGATAATGGAAAAGAAGGTAACAGATACGATACTTCAGGCGCGCGATAAAGGGCTATACAACGCTATAACGGATTGCGGCGCCGGCGGGCTTTCCAGCGCGGTGGGCGAGATGGGAGAGGAGTTAGGCGCTGATGTTGATCTTGAAAAGATCCCTCTTAAGTACAAAGGGCTGACATACACCGAAAGCTGGATATCGGAAGCGCAGGAGAGGATGGTGCTTGCCGTCAGCCCGGATAAGATCGATGAACTGATATCAATTTTTGAAAAAGAGAATGTAGAGGCCACGGTCATAGGACGCTTTACCGGAACGAAACATCTTAGGTTATTTTATCACGGCGAGTGCGTATGCAATCTCGATGTCGATTTCCTGCATAACGGCGGGCCCGATCTGATTAGAAAAGCGGTGTGGGAGAAGCCGCGGCATAAAGAGCCGAGATTAAAAAATAAAAAAGATTTCACCCAAGACCTGATCCGGCTCTTATCAATGCCGAACATAGCGTCGAAAGAGTGGATAATACGCCAATATGACCATGAGGTGCAGGGCGGCAGCGTGCTCAAGCCTCTTCAAGGCGTAAAAAATGACGCTCCCGGCGACGCCTGCATAACAAGGCCCGTTCTCTCATCCAAAAAAGGCATAATATTAAGCTGTGGGATAAATATAGATTATGGAAAGATAGATCCATACTGGATGGCCGCAAGCGCCATTGACGAAGCCTTGAGGCAAATAGTATCTGTTGGCGGCGATATAAGCAGGTGCGCTGTCCTGGATAATTTCTGCTGGGGAAATACCGATAAACCGGATAGGTTAAGCGGGCTGGTGAGGGCGTCACGCGCCTGTTATGATATAGCAAAAGTTTACGGCGTGCCGTTTATATCGGGTAAAGACAGCTTAAACAATGAATACTCCACCGGCAGAGAGACCATATCCATACCGCCAACCCTGCTGATATCCGCGATAGCCGTTATGGATGATGTGAGTAAGGCGGTCACGATGGACGCGAAAAAACCCGGCAACCCAATCTATGTAGTGGGCCTTACGCATGAAGAGTTGGGCGGATCGCAATACTACAAGATGTACGGTTACACAGGAAACAAAGTCCCGAAAGTGAATCCCTTCTATGGCAAACGCGTAATGGACACTCTGACAAAGGCTATCTGGTCAGGATGCGTCGCGTCATGCCATGACTGTTCGGATGGCGGCATAGCGGTAGCCTTAGCAGAGATGGCATTTGCCGGCTCGCTTGGTATGAAGATTCAGTTTGGATTTAAAAGTAAACCGTTCGAGCAGGGCATCTTTGCGAGTGAAATACTTTTGTTCTCAGAATCAAATACAAGATTTGTAGTGGAAGTAAAAAATGAAAAAATATTTTTAAAAATTATGGGCAAGGTGCCCGTATGGAAGCTTGGCAATACCGCCAAAGACAGGTTTTTAAAGATATATGACCATAAAAACAAATTGGCGGTCAATGCCGGCATAGACACGTTAAAATCAAGCTGGCAGAGCACGTTTAAGAATATATAA